In Alosa sapidissima isolate fAloSap1 chromosome 4, fAloSap1.pri, whole genome shotgun sequence, the following are encoded in one genomic region:
- the atp2b2 gene encoding plasma membrane calcium-transporting ATPase 2 isoform X3: MGDMTNSDFYTKNQRNEGNHAEGFGISLMELRSLMELRGTEAVVKIQEDYGGTEGLCQRLKTSPTEGLAGVAPDLEKRIEVYGQNLIPPKKPKTFLQLVWEALQDVTLIILEIAALISLGLSFYQPPGEGAEGCGSAAAGAEDEGEAEAGWIEGAAILLSVVCVVLVTAFNDWSKEKQFRGLQSRIEQEQKFQVVRGSQVIQLPVADIVVGDIAQIKYGDLLPADGVLIQGNDLKIDESSLTGESDHVRKAADKDPMLLSGTHVMEGSGRMVVTAVGVNSQTGIIFTLLGAGGEEEEKKEKKGQTVEDGQQLTGKMQDGNTENNQTKVKKQDGAAAMEMQPLKSAEGGETDEKEKKKANVSKKEKSVLQGKLTKLAVQIGKAGLVMSAITVIILVLYFAIDNFVLQKRPWMPECTPIYIQYFVKFFIIGVTVLVVAVPEGLPLAVTISLAYSVKKMMKDNNLVRHLDACETMGNATAICSDKTGTLTTNRMTAVQCYVGDVHYKEIPDPGAINVKTLDILVNSISINSAYTTKILPPDKEGGLPKQVGNKTECGLLGLVLELKRDYQTVRNQIPEEKLYKVYTFNSVRKSMSTVTKLPDGSFRMYSKGASEIVLKKCSRIMSDVGEPRVFRPRDRDEMVKKVIEPMACDGLRTICVAYRDFPADPEPNWDDENGILSELTAICVVGIEDPVRPEVPDAILRCQRAGITVRMVTGDNINTARAIAIKCGIIHPGEDFLCIDGKEFNRRIRNEKGEVEQERIDKVWPKLRVLARSSPTDKHTLVKGIIDSTLVDQRQVVAVTGDGTNDGPALKKADVGFAMGIAGTDVAKEASDIILTDDNFSSIVKAVMWGRNVYDSISKFLQFQLTVNVVAVIVAFTGACITQDSPLKAVQMLWVNLIMDTFASLALATEPPTESLLMRKPYGRDKPLISSTMTKNILGHGIYQLTIIFTLLFAGEQIFDIDSGRNAPLHSPPSEHYTIIFNTFVMMQLFNEINARKIHGERNVFDGIFRNPIFCSIVLGTFAIQIVIVQFGGKPFSCSPLDLEKWMWCVFLGLGELVWGQVISTIPNSKLRFLRGAGRLTQKDEMPEEDNNDDQEEIDHAERELRRGQILWFRGLNRIQTQIRVVNAFRSSLYEGLEKPDSRPSIHNFMTHPEFRIEDSTPHIPLIDDTDIDDEARKNLASQPSSPNKNNNAIDSGINLTTDTSKSAASSSPGSPLHSLETSL, translated from the exons GTTTGGCAGGAGTTGCACCGGACTTAGAAAAGAGAATAGAAGTGTATGGACAAAATCTTATACCTCCAAAGAAGCCAAAAACATTCTTACAGTTAGTATGGGAAGCCCTTCAAGATGTGACCCTCATCATCCTGGAAATCGCCGCCTTGATCTCACTGGGGCTGTCCTTCTACCAGCCCCCAGGGGAGGGGGCTGAGG GCTGTGGATCAGCGGCTGCAGGGGCAGAGGATGAGGGGGAAGCTGAAGCCGGCTGGATAGAGGGTGCCGCCATCTTgctgtcagtggtgtgtgtggtgctggtcACAGCCTTTAATGACTGGAGCAAAGAGAAGCAGTTCCGTGGACTTCAGAGTCGCATCGAGCAGGAACAAAAGTTCCAGGTGGTGCGTGGGAGCCAGGTCATCCAACTGCCCGTCGCTGACATCGTGGTCGGAGATATTGCCCAAATCAAGTATG GTGACCTGCTTCCTGCTGATGGAGTGTTGATACAGGGCAACGACCTAAAGATTGATGAGAGTTCTCTGACTGGCGAATCAGACCACGTGCGGAAAGCTGCGGACAAAGATCCCATGCTTCTGTCTG GTACTCATGTGATGGAGGGCTCTGGGAGGATGGTGGTGACTGCGGTGGGAGTGAACTCCCAGACGGGGATCATCTTCACCCTGCTGGGTGccggtggagaggaggaggagaagaaggagaagaaag GTCAGACAGTTGAAGATGGCCAACAGCTCACAG GTAAAATGCAGGATGGAAATACGGAGAACAACCAGACAAAAG TGAAGAAGCAAGACGGAGCTGCTGCGATGGAGATGCAACCCCTCAAGAGTGCGGAGGGAGGAGAGACTGacgagaaagagaagaagaaagccAACGTCTCCAAGAAAGAGAAGTCCGTCCTGCAAGGAAAGCTGACCAAGCTGGCTGTTCAGATCGGAAAAGCTG GTCTGGTGATGTCTGCCATTACGGTCATCATCCTGGTGCTATACTTTGCTATCGACAACTTTGTTCTTCAGAAGAGGCCGTGGATGCCCGAGTGCACTCCCATCTATATCCAGTACTTTGTGAAGTTCTTCATCATTGGTGTGACAGTGCTGGTAGTAGCTGTTCCTGAAGGCCTTCCACTGGCAGTCACCATCTCCTTGGCCTACTCAGTCAAG AAAATGATGAAAGACAACAACTTGGTGAGGCACTTGGATGCTTGTGAAACCATGGGTAATGCCACCGCCATCTGCTCTGACAAGACGGGCACGCTGACGACCAATCGCATGACTGCAGTGCAGTGCTATGTTGGAGACGTCCATTACAAAGAGATCCCCGACCCTGGCGCCATCAATGTGAAGACATTGGACATTCTTGTTAACTCTATATCCATCAACAGCGCCTACACCACCAAGATTCTG CCCCCTGACAAGGAAGGTGGTCTCCCCAAGCAAGTTGGCAATAAAACCGAATGCGGCTTGTTGGGTTTGGTCCTGGAACTTAAACGAGACTACCAGACTGTTCGCAACCAGATCCCCGAGGAGAAGCTCTACAAGGTCTACACCTTCAATTCTGTCCGAAAGTCCATGAGCACTGTGACCAAGCTCCCAGATGGCAGCTTCCGCATGTACAGCAAGGGGGCATCTGAGATTGTGCTCAAGAA GTGCTCTCGTATCATGAGTGATGTTGGGGAGCCACGAGTATTCAGGCCTCGGGACAGGGATGAAATGGTGAAGAAGGTGATTGAGCCCATGGCCTGTGACGGGCTGAGGACCATCTGCGTGGCGTACCGTGACTTCCCTGCTGACCCTGAACCAAACTGGGATGATGAGAACGGCATTCTGAGCGAGTTGACAGCAATCTGCGTGGTTGGCATTGAAGATCCTGTTCGGCCTGAG GTGCCTGATGCCATCTTGAGGTGCCAGCGTGCAGGAATCACCGTGCGCATGGTCACTGGAGACAACATCAACACAGCTCGCGCCATCGCAATCAAATGTGGAATCATCCACCCTGGAGAGGACTTCCTCTGCATTGATGGAAAGGAGTTCAACAGGAGGATCCGTAACGAGAAGGGAGAG GTGGAACAGGAGCGCATTGATAAGGTGTGGCCCAAACTGCGAGTGCTGGCCAGGTCCTCCcccactgacaaacacacactggtcaAAG GAATCATTGACAGCACATTGGTAGACCAGAGACAGGTTGTCGCAGTAACAGGTGATGGGACCAATGATGGGCCGGCCCTTAAGAAGGCAGATGTGGGCTTTGCTATG GGCATCGCTGGGACAGACGTGGCCAAGGAGGCCTCGGACATCATCCTGACAGACGACAACTTCAGCAGTATTGTGAAGGCGGTGATGTGGGGGCGCAACGTCTACGACAGCATCTCCAAGTTCCTGCAGTTCCAGCTGACTGTGAACGTGGTGGCCGTGATCGTGGCTTTCACGGGGGCATGCATCACACAG GACTCTCCTCTGAAGGCTGTGCAGATGCTGTGGGTGAACCTGATCATGGACACGTTTGCCTCCCTGGCCCTGGCCACAGAGCCGCCCACTGAGTCTCTCCTCATGAGGAAGCCATACGGCAGGGACAAGCCCCTCATCTCCAGCACCATGACCAAGAACATCCTGGGCCACGGGATCTATCAGCTCACCATCATCTTCACTCTGCTCTTTGCAG GGGAACAGATCTTTGACATTGACAGTGGCCGCAATGCCCCACTGCACTCCCCCCCTTCTGAGCACTACACAATCATCTTCAACACCTTTGTCATGATGCAACTCTTCAACGAAATAAATGCCCGTAAGATCCATGGCGAGAGGAATGTGTTTGATGGCATCTTCAGAAACCCAATCTTCTGCTCGATCGTACTGGGAACCTTTGCCATCCAG ATTGTGATTGTGCAGTTTGGAGGAAAGCCATTCAGCTGCTCCCCACTGGACTTGGAGAAGTGGATGTGGTGTGTCTTTCTAGGGCTAGGAGAACTGGTCTGGGGTCAG GTCATCTCCACAATCCCCAATAGTAAGCTGCGGTTCCTGAGAGGAGCAGGGCGGCTGACCCAGAAGGACGAAATGCCTGAGGAGGACAACAACGATGACCAAGAGGAGATTGACCACGCAGAGAGGGAACTGCGACGCGGACAGATCCTCTGGTTCCGCGGCCTCAACCGCATCCAGACACAG ATCCGTGTTGTGAATGCATTTCGTAGCTCTCTCTATGAAGGCTTGGAAAAACCAGATTCCAGACCCTCCATTCACAATTTCATGACCCATCCCGAGTTTAGAATAGAAGACTCCACACCCCACATCCCACTCATAGATGACACTGACATCGACGACGAGGCCAGGAAGAACTTGGCTAGTCAGCCCTCTTCACCCAACAAGAACAACAACGCCATTGACAGTGGCATCAACCTCACCACCGACACAAGTAAatcagctgcctcctccagtCCAGGCAGCCCCCTCCATAGTTTGGAAACATCCCTTTAG
- the atp2b2 gene encoding plasma membrane calcium-transporting ATPase 2 isoform X4 translates to MGDMTNSDFYTKNQRNEGNHAEGFGISLMELRSLMELRGTEAVVKIQEDYGGTEGLCQRLKTSPTEGLAGVAPDLEKRIEVYGQNLIPPKKPKTFLQLVWEALQDVTLIILEIAALISLGLSFYQPPGEGAEGCGSAAAGAEDEGEAEAGWIEGAAILLSVVCVVLVTAFNDWSKEKQFRGLQSRIEQEQKFQVVRGSQVIQLPVADIVVGDIAQIKYGDLLPADGVLIQGNDLKIDESSLTGESDHVRKAADKDPMLLSGTHVMEGSGRMVVTAVGVNSQTGIIFTLLGAGGEEEEKKEKKGQTVEDGQQLTDCSHPSSHPIATIATDGAAGANAPGNASLVNGKMQDGNTENNQTKVKKQDGAAAMEMQPLKSAEGGETDEKEKKKANVSKKEKSVLQGKLTKLAVQIGKAGLVMSAITVIILVLYFAIDNFVLQKRPWMPECTPIYIQYFVKFFIIGVTVLVVAVPEGLPLAVTISLAYSVKKMMKDNNLVRHLDACETMGNATAICSDKTGTLTTNRMTAVQCYVGDVHYKEIPDPGAINVKTLDILVNSISINSAYTTKILPPDKEGGLPKQVGNKTECGLLGLVLELKRDYQTVRNQIPEEKLYKVYTFNSVRKSMSTVTKLPDGSFRMYSKGASEIVLKKCSRIMSDVGEPRVFRPRDRDEMVKKVIEPMACDGLRTICVAYRDFPADPEPNWDDENGILSELTAICVVGIEDPVRPEVPDAILRCQRAGITVRMVTGDNINTARAIAIKCGIIHPGEDFLCIDGKEFNRRIRNEKGEVEQERIDKVWPKLRVLARSSPTDKHTLVKGIIDSTLVDQRQVVAVTGDGTNDGPALKKADVGFAMGIAGTDVAKEASDIILTDDNFSSIVKAVMWGRNVYDSISKFLQFQLTVNVVAVIVAFTGACITQDSPLKAVQMLWVNLIMDTFASLALATEPPTESLLMRKPYGRDKPLISSTMTKNILGHGIYQLTIIFTLLFAGEQIFDIDSGRNAPLHSPPSEHYTIIFNTFVMMQLFNEINARKIHGERNVFDGIFRNPIFCSIVLGTFAIQIVIVQFGGKPFSCSPLDLEKWMWCVFLGLGELVWGQVISTIPNSKLRFLRGAGRLTQKDEMPEEDNNDDQEEIDHAERELRRGQILWFRGLNRIQTQIEVVNTFKSGTSFQGALRRQSSTTSQNQDVTNVSSPSHVSLSNALSSPTSTTAVPTGQC, encoded by the exons GTTTGGCAGGAGTTGCACCGGACTTAGAAAAGAGAATAGAAGTGTATGGACAAAATCTTATACCTCCAAAGAAGCCAAAAACATTCTTACAGTTAGTATGGGAAGCCCTTCAAGATGTGACCCTCATCATCCTGGAAATCGCCGCCTTGATCTCACTGGGGCTGTCCTTCTACCAGCCCCCAGGGGAGGGGGCTGAGG GCTGTGGATCAGCGGCTGCAGGGGCAGAGGATGAGGGGGAAGCTGAAGCCGGCTGGATAGAGGGTGCCGCCATCTTgctgtcagtggtgtgtgtggtgctggtcACAGCCTTTAATGACTGGAGCAAAGAGAAGCAGTTCCGTGGACTTCAGAGTCGCATCGAGCAGGAACAAAAGTTCCAGGTGGTGCGTGGGAGCCAGGTCATCCAACTGCCCGTCGCTGACATCGTGGTCGGAGATATTGCCCAAATCAAGTATG GTGACCTGCTTCCTGCTGATGGAGTGTTGATACAGGGCAACGACCTAAAGATTGATGAGAGTTCTCTGACTGGCGAATCAGACCACGTGCGGAAAGCTGCGGACAAAGATCCCATGCTTCTGTCTG GTACTCATGTGATGGAGGGCTCTGGGAGGATGGTGGTGACTGCGGTGGGAGTGAACTCCCAGACGGGGATCATCTTCACCCTGCTGGGTGccggtggagaggaggaggagaagaaggagaagaaag GTCAGACAGTTGAAGATGGCCAACAGCTCACAG ACTGCTCCcatccctcctcccaccccatcGCAACTATAGCCACCGATGGTGCTGCAGGTGCAAATGCCCCTGGTAACGCCAGCCTAGTCAATG GTAAAATGCAGGATGGAAATACGGAGAACAACCAGACAAAAG TGAAGAAGCAAGACGGAGCTGCTGCGATGGAGATGCAACCCCTCAAGAGTGCGGAGGGAGGAGAGACTGacgagaaagagaagaagaaagccAACGTCTCCAAGAAAGAGAAGTCCGTCCTGCAAGGAAAGCTGACCAAGCTGGCTGTTCAGATCGGAAAAGCTG GTCTGGTGATGTCTGCCATTACGGTCATCATCCTGGTGCTATACTTTGCTATCGACAACTTTGTTCTTCAGAAGAGGCCGTGGATGCCCGAGTGCACTCCCATCTATATCCAGTACTTTGTGAAGTTCTTCATCATTGGTGTGACAGTGCTGGTAGTAGCTGTTCCTGAAGGCCTTCCACTGGCAGTCACCATCTCCTTGGCCTACTCAGTCAAG AAAATGATGAAAGACAACAACTTGGTGAGGCACTTGGATGCTTGTGAAACCATGGGTAATGCCACCGCCATCTGCTCTGACAAGACGGGCACGCTGACGACCAATCGCATGACTGCAGTGCAGTGCTATGTTGGAGACGTCCATTACAAAGAGATCCCCGACCCTGGCGCCATCAATGTGAAGACATTGGACATTCTTGTTAACTCTATATCCATCAACAGCGCCTACACCACCAAGATTCTG CCCCCTGACAAGGAAGGTGGTCTCCCCAAGCAAGTTGGCAATAAAACCGAATGCGGCTTGTTGGGTTTGGTCCTGGAACTTAAACGAGACTACCAGACTGTTCGCAACCAGATCCCCGAGGAGAAGCTCTACAAGGTCTACACCTTCAATTCTGTCCGAAAGTCCATGAGCACTGTGACCAAGCTCCCAGATGGCAGCTTCCGCATGTACAGCAAGGGGGCATCTGAGATTGTGCTCAAGAA GTGCTCTCGTATCATGAGTGATGTTGGGGAGCCACGAGTATTCAGGCCTCGGGACAGGGATGAAATGGTGAAGAAGGTGATTGAGCCCATGGCCTGTGACGGGCTGAGGACCATCTGCGTGGCGTACCGTGACTTCCCTGCTGACCCTGAACCAAACTGGGATGATGAGAACGGCATTCTGAGCGAGTTGACAGCAATCTGCGTGGTTGGCATTGAAGATCCTGTTCGGCCTGAG GTGCCTGATGCCATCTTGAGGTGCCAGCGTGCAGGAATCACCGTGCGCATGGTCACTGGAGACAACATCAACACAGCTCGCGCCATCGCAATCAAATGTGGAATCATCCACCCTGGAGAGGACTTCCTCTGCATTGATGGAAAGGAGTTCAACAGGAGGATCCGTAACGAGAAGGGAGAG GTGGAACAGGAGCGCATTGATAAGGTGTGGCCCAAACTGCGAGTGCTGGCCAGGTCCTCCcccactgacaaacacacactggtcaAAG GAATCATTGACAGCACATTGGTAGACCAGAGACAGGTTGTCGCAGTAACAGGTGATGGGACCAATGATGGGCCGGCCCTTAAGAAGGCAGATGTGGGCTTTGCTATG GGCATCGCTGGGACAGACGTGGCCAAGGAGGCCTCGGACATCATCCTGACAGACGACAACTTCAGCAGTATTGTGAAGGCGGTGATGTGGGGGCGCAACGTCTACGACAGCATCTCCAAGTTCCTGCAGTTCCAGCTGACTGTGAACGTGGTGGCCGTGATCGTGGCTTTCACGGGGGCATGCATCACACAG GACTCTCCTCTGAAGGCTGTGCAGATGCTGTGGGTGAACCTGATCATGGACACGTTTGCCTCCCTGGCCCTGGCCACAGAGCCGCCCACTGAGTCTCTCCTCATGAGGAAGCCATACGGCAGGGACAAGCCCCTCATCTCCAGCACCATGACCAAGAACATCCTGGGCCACGGGATCTATCAGCTCACCATCATCTTCACTCTGCTCTTTGCAG GGGAACAGATCTTTGACATTGACAGTGGCCGCAATGCCCCACTGCACTCCCCCCCTTCTGAGCACTACACAATCATCTTCAACACCTTTGTCATGATGCAACTCTTCAACGAAATAAATGCCCGTAAGATCCATGGCGAGAGGAATGTGTTTGATGGCATCTTCAGAAACCCAATCTTCTGCTCGATCGTACTGGGAACCTTTGCCATCCAG ATTGTGATTGTGCAGTTTGGAGGAAAGCCATTCAGCTGCTCCCCACTGGACTTGGAGAAGTGGATGTGGTGTGTCTTTCTAGGGCTAGGAGAACTGGTCTGGGGTCAG GTCATCTCCACAATCCCCAATAGTAAGCTGCGGTTCCTGAGAGGAGCAGGGCGGCTGACCCAGAAGGACGAAATGCCTGAGGAGGACAACAACGATGACCAAGAGGAGATTGACCACGCAGAGAGGGAACTGCGACGCGGACAGATCCTCTGGTTCCGCGGCCTCAACCGCATCCAGACACAG ATCGAAGTAGTGAACACATTCAAGAGCGGGACTTCCTTTCAGGGTGCTCTGAGGCGGCAGTCCTCCACCACCAGCCAGAATCAGGATGTAACCAATGTTTCTAGTCCTAGTCATGTGTCCTTGTCCAATGCCCTTTCTTCTCCTACCAGCACCACTGCAGTTCCTACTGGCC AGTGCTAG
- the atp2b2 gene encoding plasma membrane calcium-transporting ATPase 2 isoform X2, whose translation MGDMTNSDFYTKNQRNEGNHAEGFGISLMELRSLMELRGTEAVVKIQEDYGGTEGLCQRLKTSPTEGLAGVAPDLEKRIEVYGQNLIPPKKPKTFLQLVWEALQDVTLIILEIAALISLGLSFYQPPGEGAEGCGSAAAGAEDEGEAEAGWIEGAAILLSVVCVVLVTAFNDWSKEKQFRGLQSRIEQEQKFQVVRGSQVIQLPVADIVVGDIAQIKYGDLLPADGVLIQGNDLKIDESSLTGESDHVRKAADKDPMLLSGTHVMEGSGRMVVTAVGVNSQTGIIFTLLGAGGEEEEKKEKKDCSHPSSHPIATIATDGAAGANAPGNASLVNGKMQDGNTENNQTKVKKQDGAAAMEMQPLKSAEGGETDEKEKKKANVSKKEKSVLQGKLTKLAVQIGKAGLVMSAITVIILVLYFAIDNFVLQKRPWMPECTPIYIQYFVKFFIIGVTVLVVAVPEGLPLAVTISLAYSVKKMMKDNNLVRHLDACETMGNATAICSDKTGTLTTNRMTAVQCYVGDVHYKEIPDPGAINVKTLDILVNSISINSAYTTKILPPDKEGGLPKQVGNKTECGLLGLVLELKRDYQTVRNQIPEEKLYKVYTFNSVRKSMSTVTKLPDGSFRMYSKGASEIVLKKCSRIMSDVGEPRVFRPRDRDEMVKKVIEPMACDGLRTICVAYRDFPADPEPNWDDENGILSELTAICVVGIEDPVRPEVPDAILRCQRAGITVRMVTGDNINTARAIAIKCGIIHPGEDFLCIDGKEFNRRIRNEKGEVEQERIDKVWPKLRVLARSSPTDKHTLVKGIIDSTLVDQRQVVAVTGDGTNDGPALKKADVGFAMGIAGTDVAKEASDIILTDDNFSSIVKAVMWGRNVYDSISKFLQFQLTVNVVAVIVAFTGACITQDSPLKAVQMLWVNLIMDTFASLALATEPPTESLLMRKPYGRDKPLISSTMTKNILGHGIYQLTIIFTLLFAGEQIFDIDSGRNAPLHSPPSEHYTIIFNTFVMMQLFNEINARKIHGERNVFDGIFRNPIFCSIVLGTFAIQIVIVQFGGKPFSCSPLDLEKWMWCVFLGLGELVWGQVISTIPNSKLRFLRGAGRLTQKDEMPEEDNNDDQEEIDHAERELRRGQILWFRGLNRIQTQIRVVNAFRSSLYEGLEKPDSRPSIHNFMTHPEFRIEDSTPHIPLIDDTDIDDEARKNLASQPSSPNKNNNAIDSGINLTTDTSKSAASSSPGSPLHSLETSL comes from the exons GTTTGGCAGGAGTTGCACCGGACTTAGAAAAGAGAATAGAAGTGTATGGACAAAATCTTATACCTCCAAAGAAGCCAAAAACATTCTTACAGTTAGTATGGGAAGCCCTTCAAGATGTGACCCTCATCATCCTGGAAATCGCCGCCTTGATCTCACTGGGGCTGTCCTTCTACCAGCCCCCAGGGGAGGGGGCTGAGG GCTGTGGATCAGCGGCTGCAGGGGCAGAGGATGAGGGGGAAGCTGAAGCCGGCTGGATAGAGGGTGCCGCCATCTTgctgtcagtggtgtgtgtggtgctggtcACAGCCTTTAATGACTGGAGCAAAGAGAAGCAGTTCCGTGGACTTCAGAGTCGCATCGAGCAGGAACAAAAGTTCCAGGTGGTGCGTGGGAGCCAGGTCATCCAACTGCCCGTCGCTGACATCGTGGTCGGAGATATTGCCCAAATCAAGTATG GTGACCTGCTTCCTGCTGATGGAGTGTTGATACAGGGCAACGACCTAAAGATTGATGAGAGTTCTCTGACTGGCGAATCAGACCACGTGCGGAAAGCTGCGGACAAAGATCCCATGCTTCTGTCTG GTACTCATGTGATGGAGGGCTCTGGGAGGATGGTGGTGACTGCGGTGGGAGTGAACTCCCAGACGGGGATCATCTTCACCCTGCTGGGTGccggtggagaggaggaggagaagaaggagaagaaag ACTGCTCCcatccctcctcccaccccatcGCAACTATAGCCACCGATGGTGCTGCAGGTGCAAATGCCCCTGGTAACGCCAGCCTAGTCAATG GTAAAATGCAGGATGGAAATACGGAGAACAACCAGACAAAAG TGAAGAAGCAAGACGGAGCTGCTGCGATGGAGATGCAACCCCTCAAGAGTGCGGAGGGAGGAGAGACTGacgagaaagagaagaagaaagccAACGTCTCCAAGAAAGAGAAGTCCGTCCTGCAAGGAAAGCTGACCAAGCTGGCTGTTCAGATCGGAAAAGCTG GTCTGGTGATGTCTGCCATTACGGTCATCATCCTGGTGCTATACTTTGCTATCGACAACTTTGTTCTTCAGAAGAGGCCGTGGATGCCCGAGTGCACTCCCATCTATATCCAGTACTTTGTGAAGTTCTTCATCATTGGTGTGACAGTGCTGGTAGTAGCTGTTCCTGAAGGCCTTCCACTGGCAGTCACCATCTCCTTGGCCTACTCAGTCAAG AAAATGATGAAAGACAACAACTTGGTGAGGCACTTGGATGCTTGTGAAACCATGGGTAATGCCACCGCCATCTGCTCTGACAAGACGGGCACGCTGACGACCAATCGCATGACTGCAGTGCAGTGCTATGTTGGAGACGTCCATTACAAAGAGATCCCCGACCCTGGCGCCATCAATGTGAAGACATTGGACATTCTTGTTAACTCTATATCCATCAACAGCGCCTACACCACCAAGATTCTG CCCCCTGACAAGGAAGGTGGTCTCCCCAAGCAAGTTGGCAATAAAACCGAATGCGGCTTGTTGGGTTTGGTCCTGGAACTTAAACGAGACTACCAGACTGTTCGCAACCAGATCCCCGAGGAGAAGCTCTACAAGGTCTACACCTTCAATTCTGTCCGAAAGTCCATGAGCACTGTGACCAAGCTCCCAGATGGCAGCTTCCGCATGTACAGCAAGGGGGCATCTGAGATTGTGCTCAAGAA GTGCTCTCGTATCATGAGTGATGTTGGGGAGCCACGAGTATTCAGGCCTCGGGACAGGGATGAAATGGTGAAGAAGGTGATTGAGCCCATGGCCTGTGACGGGCTGAGGACCATCTGCGTGGCGTACCGTGACTTCCCTGCTGACCCTGAACCAAACTGGGATGATGAGAACGGCATTCTGAGCGAGTTGACAGCAATCTGCGTGGTTGGCATTGAAGATCCTGTTCGGCCTGAG GTGCCTGATGCCATCTTGAGGTGCCAGCGTGCAGGAATCACCGTGCGCATGGTCACTGGAGACAACATCAACACAGCTCGCGCCATCGCAATCAAATGTGGAATCATCCACCCTGGAGAGGACTTCCTCTGCATTGATGGAAAGGAGTTCAACAGGAGGATCCGTAACGAGAAGGGAGAG GTGGAACAGGAGCGCATTGATAAGGTGTGGCCCAAACTGCGAGTGCTGGCCAGGTCCTCCcccactgacaaacacacactggtcaAAG GAATCATTGACAGCACATTGGTAGACCAGAGACAGGTTGTCGCAGTAACAGGTGATGGGACCAATGATGGGCCGGCCCTTAAGAAGGCAGATGTGGGCTTTGCTATG GGCATCGCTGGGACAGACGTGGCCAAGGAGGCCTCGGACATCATCCTGACAGACGACAACTTCAGCAGTATTGTGAAGGCGGTGATGTGGGGGCGCAACGTCTACGACAGCATCTCCAAGTTCCTGCAGTTCCAGCTGACTGTGAACGTGGTGGCCGTGATCGTGGCTTTCACGGGGGCATGCATCACACAG GACTCTCCTCTGAAGGCTGTGCAGATGCTGTGGGTGAACCTGATCATGGACACGTTTGCCTCCCTGGCCCTGGCCACAGAGCCGCCCACTGAGTCTCTCCTCATGAGGAAGCCATACGGCAGGGACAAGCCCCTCATCTCCAGCACCATGACCAAGAACATCCTGGGCCACGGGATCTATCAGCTCACCATCATCTTCACTCTGCTCTTTGCAG GGGAACAGATCTTTGACATTGACAGTGGCCGCAATGCCCCACTGCACTCCCCCCCTTCTGAGCACTACACAATCATCTTCAACACCTTTGTCATGATGCAACTCTTCAACGAAATAAATGCCCGTAAGATCCATGGCGAGAGGAATGTGTTTGATGGCATCTTCAGAAACCCAATCTTCTGCTCGATCGTACTGGGAACCTTTGCCATCCAG ATTGTGATTGTGCAGTTTGGAGGAAAGCCATTCAGCTGCTCCCCACTGGACTTGGAGAAGTGGATGTGGTGTGTCTTTCTAGGGCTAGGAGAACTGGTCTGGGGTCAG GTCATCTCCACAATCCCCAATAGTAAGCTGCGGTTCCTGAGAGGAGCAGGGCGGCTGACCCAGAAGGACGAAATGCCTGAGGAGGACAACAACGATGACCAAGAGGAGATTGACCACGCAGAGAGGGAACTGCGACGCGGACAGATCCTCTGGTTCCGCGGCCTCAACCGCATCCAGACACAG ATCCGTGTTGTGAATGCATTTCGTAGCTCTCTCTATGAAGGCTTGGAAAAACCAGATTCCAGACCCTCCATTCACAATTTCATGACCCATCCCGAGTTTAGAATAGAAGACTCCACACCCCACATCCCACTCATAGATGACACTGACATCGACGACGAGGCCAGGAAGAACTTGGCTAGTCAGCCCTCTTCACCCAACAAGAACAACAACGCCATTGACAGTGGCATCAACCTCACCACCGACACAAGTAAatcagctgcctcctccagtCCAGGCAGCCCCCTCCATAGTTTGGAAACATCCCTTTAG